The proteins below are encoded in one region of Telopea speciosissima isolate NSW1024214 ecotype Mountain lineage chromosome 10, Tspe_v1, whole genome shotgun sequence:
- the LOC122644116 gene encoding GDP-L-galactose phosphorylase 2-like: MMLKIKRVPTLLSNYQKEESEGSGCGRNCLGKCCVRGMKLPLYAFKPMDKMVHEKDMIGDEKREPPVAFLDSLLLGEWEDRMQRGLFRYDVTACETKVIPGEYGFIAQLNEGRHLKKRPTEFQVDKVLQQFDGKKFNFTKVGQEEVLFQFEQSEDDEANFFPYAPIDIDNSPSVVAINVSPIEYGHVLLIPRILECLPQRIDHESFLLALHMAVEAENPYFRLGYNSLGAFATINHLHFQAYYLAMPFPIEKAPSRKITTFHGGVKISELLNYPVRGLVFEGGNTLLDLSNAVSGSCICLQDNNIPYNVLISDSGRRIFLFPQCYAEKQALGEVSTELLDTQVNPAVWEISGHMVLKRKQDYEEASEENAWKLLAEVSLSEERFQEVKDLIFERIACKDYENGNLNLTMADEDDDGSPQSPNEIDAMKNGTYTKMVPGEQECVVLQ; encoded by the exons ATGATGTTGAAGATCAAAAGAGTTCCCACTCTGCTTTCCAATTACCAGAAGGAGGAGTCGGAGGGGTCTGGTTGTGGTCGGAATTGTCTGGGCAAGTGTTGCGTTCGAG GCATGAAGCTCCCTCTGTACGCTTTCAAGCCCATGGACAAGATGGTTCATGAGAAGGATATGATCGGAGATGAGAAGAGAGAGCCGCCGGTGGCTTTTCTGGATTCCCTCCTTCTTGGAGAG TGGGAGGATCGCATGCAGAGAGGACTCTTCCGCTACGATGTCACTGCCTGTGAAACCAAG GTGATACCGGGTGAGTACGGCTTCATCGCTCAATTGAACGAAGGCCGCCATCTTAAGAAGAGACCCACCGAGTTCCAAGTTGATAAGGTTCTCCAGCAATTTGATGGGAAGAAATTCAATTTCACAAAAGTTGGGCAGGAGGAAGTGCTCTTCCAGTTTGAACAGAGTGAGGATGATGAAGCTAACTTCTTCCCATATGCTCCAATTGATATTGATAACAGTCCTAGTGTTGTTGCCATCAAT GTGAGCCCTATTGAGTATGGGCATGTCCTTTTAATCCCTCGAATTCTCGAGTGTTTGCCACAAAGGATCGATCATGAGAGCTTCTTGCTTGCTCTCCATATGGCAGTGGAAGCAGAGAATCCATATTTCCGGCTGGGTTACAACAGCTTGGGTGCCTTTGCCACCATTAATCATCTTCATTTTCAG GCTTATTATTTAGCTATGCCCTTTCCGATTGAGAAGGCACCCAGCCGAAAAATCACCACCTTCCATGGTGGTGTGAAGATCTCTGAACTGTTGAATTATCCAGTCAGGGGTCTTGTCTTCGAGGGTGGCAATACTCTGCTTGACTTGTCTAATGCCGTCTCGGGTTCCTGCATTTGCCTTCAAGACAACAACATCCCTtacaatgtcctcatctctgATTCTGGGAGAAGGATCTTTCTCTTCCCTCAG TGTTACGCTGAGAAGCAGGCTCTTGGCGAAGTGAGTACAGAGCTACTGGACACTCAAGTAAACCCAGCAGTGTGGGAAATTAGTGGACACATGGTGTTAAAGAGGAAGCAGGACTACGAGGAGGCTTCTGAGGAAAATGCTTGGAAGCTCCTTGCAGAGGTATCCCTATCTGAAGAAAGGTTCCAAGAGGTCAAAGATCTCATCTTTGAAAGAATTGCTTGCAAAGATTATGAAAATGGAAATTTGAACCTGACAATGgctgatgaagatgatgatggcTCACCCCAGAGTCCCAATGAAATAGATGCCATGAAGAACGGAACTTATACTAAAATGGTTCCTGGGGAACAGGAATGTGTGGTTCTGCAATAG